The Paenibacillus swuensis genome contains the following window.
AGTAGGCGCGTTCCTGCCACCGGGCAACGATAAAGGCCAAACGGTGAAAACCGCATACGCGGCGGGGAATTTCACCGCGATCAGCGCGAACTCGAAGCATAAAGAAGCGGCGCTTACGTTCCTGGATTATGTTTCCCAGCCCGAGAATGCATCGCTATACGCGAATAACATCAAGTTCCTGTGCAGTGTCAAGGGCGTTGAACTGACGTTCAGCCCTGATGTGAAACTGGTTGAGCCTTTGTTTGAAGCGGAAGGTTCCCAAATCAACATCGCTTTCATCTCCGGAACGATGAAGAACGTATTGGCGGCTGAATTACAGAAGATGATTTCCGGCGGCGGAGACGCTGCCAAGACAGCGGCAACCCTTCAAGCGGAGCAGGATAAAGAAATTAAATAATCAACATGAATGCCGTAGCGGGGGAGCCTCTCCCCCGCTACAGCTCATTATAGGGAGGGAAGAACGTGCAGAGAACCAAAAAGTTGAATCTCCTGATTTTCCTGTTGCCGGCGGTGCTGATCTATACGGTATTTCAATTCTACCCGGCGATGAGCGGGTTCTATTACGCGTTTACGGATTGGGACGGGTTTTCCCCTGACGTAACCTTCGTGGGAGCTGACAATTTCAAGGCGATCCTGGACGACAGTTTATTCTATACCGCGGTAAAAAACACATTGATCTTTACCGTTCTTGTTATGGTGCTTCAGAACGCCCTGGCGCTCTTGTTCGCGATTCTCCTGGATCAGAAGATTCGAGGGGTAGCTTTCTTTCGTACGGTGTACTTCATCCCGGCGTTGATCAGCACCGCGGTAGTAGGCTTTATCTGGTCGACGATTCTGAATCCGGTCATCGGGTCCTGGAAAATCTTCTTTAACGCGTTCGGTCTGACGCAAATTGCGAATATGGATCTGCTGGGGAGCCCGAATACGGCGCTGTACGCGATCATTTTCGTCATGGTTTGGAACTACATGGGCTACTCCATGATTATTTATCTGGCCGGCTTGCAGAATATATCCAAGGATCTGTACGAAGCCGCCGGCATTGACGGAGCGAACCGCTGGCACAAGTTCCGCAATATCACGTTCCCGCTCATTGCGCCTGCGCTGACGATTAACCTGATGCTGTCCATGATCG
Protein-coding sequences here:
- a CDS encoding carbohydrate ABC transporter permease; amino-acid sequence: MQRTKKLNLLIFLLPAVLIYTVFQFYPAMSGFYYAFTDWDGFSPDVTFVGADNFKAILDDSLFYTAVKNTLIFTVLVMVLQNALALLFAILLDQKIRGVAFFRTVYFIPALISTAVVGFIWSTILNPVIGSWKIFFNAFGLTQIANMDLLGSPNTALYAIIFVMVWNYMGYSMIIYLAGLQNISKDLYEAAGIDGANRWHKFRNITFPLIAPALTINLMLSMIGCLKQFDHVFVLTGGGPGNATQVIGTAIYTVAFSNNKYGYGIALSMVLFVSIAILSLFQTFVLKKREVDN